Proteins encoded within one genomic window of Nonomuraea gerenzanensis:
- the eccD gene encoding type VII secretion integral membrane protein EccD encodes MTSLAEIPPSAHGLHQMPAPLPPLCHVTVVGPRRKADLALPADIPLPHVLPGLLRAMGELGGETAAAPGWTLQRIGGPPFDLGQSLAQLGVLDGEILYLRPRQVVLPPARFDDVADVVATGVREGRGSWEARHTRAMGGGAACGLLLAGVVALAFGGLTPLVTAIVAGALALVLVGVGVALSRAVGHSGAGAVIGHAALPYAFLAGLLAPAAGGGLAAMGSPQLLGALACTALVATIGGTAIADGVPGFLGTAIAAMVGAVCAAVVMVAEASPGGVAAVAAAVVMAFGPLVPVLSFRLARVPLPTMPTNAEELRGDNQNLDSASVLQRTGAAQRYATGMIVAICLVGLGAHALLLAEGTWIAAIMSVVLALAQLMRARVFQGVGQRMWLMLVGFGGLAAVAVEIGVVVGGLAAIAVLLGLLWTAMIVVGMGVWLPDGRLSPFWGRAADIVEWLLIVALVPLALGVLDVYAWVRGLGG; translated from the coding sequence GTGACTTCGCTGGCCGAGATCCCGCCTTCCGCGCACGGACTGCACCAGATGCCCGCGCCGCTTCCGCCGCTCTGCCATGTCACGGTGGTGGGCCCGCGCAGGAAGGCCGACCTGGCGCTGCCCGCCGACATCCCGCTGCCGCACGTGCTGCCCGGCCTGTTGCGGGCCATGGGCGAGCTGGGCGGCGAGACGGCCGCGGCGCCCGGCTGGACGTTGCAGCGCATCGGCGGGCCGCCGTTCGACCTCGGGCAGAGCCTGGCCCAGCTCGGCGTGCTCGACGGCGAGATCCTCTACCTGCGGCCGCGCCAGGTGGTGCTGCCGCCCGCCCGCTTCGACGACGTGGCCGACGTGGTCGCCACCGGCGTGCGCGAGGGCAGGGGGAGCTGGGAGGCCAGGCACACGCGCGCGATGGGCGGCGGGGCCGCCTGCGGGCTGCTGCTCGCCGGGGTCGTGGCGCTGGCGTTCGGCGGGCTGACGCCGCTGGTCACCGCGATCGTGGCGGGGGCGCTGGCGCTGGTGCTCGTCGGGGTCGGCGTGGCGCTGTCCAGGGCGGTCGGCCACTCGGGGGCGGGCGCGGTGATCGGGCACGCCGCGCTGCCGTACGCGTTCCTGGCCGGGCTGCTGGCACCGGCGGCGGGCGGCGGGCTGGCGGCGATGGGGTCGCCGCAGCTCCTCGGCGCGCTGGCGTGCACCGCGCTGGTGGCCACCATCGGCGGCACCGCGATCGCCGACGGCGTGCCCGGCTTCCTCGGCACGGCCATCGCCGCCATGGTGGGCGCGGTGTGCGCGGCCGTGGTGATGGTGGCGGAGGCGTCCCCGGGCGGGGTGGCGGCCGTGGCGGCGGCCGTCGTGATGGCGTTCGGGCCGCTGGTGCCCGTGTTGTCCTTCCGCCTGGCCAGGGTGCCGTTGCCGACCATGCCGACCAACGCCGAGGAGCTGCGCGGCGACAACCAGAACCTCGACAGCGCCTCCGTGCTCCAGCGCACCGGCGCGGCGCAGCGCTACGCGACCGGCATGATCGTGGCGATCTGCCTGGTCGGGCTCGGGGCGCACGCCCTGCTCCTGGCCGAGGGCACGTGGATCGCCGCCATCATGTCCGTGGTGCTGGCGCTGGCGCAGCTCATGCGGGCGCGCGTGTTCCAGGGCGTCGGCCAGCGGATGTGGCTGATGCTCGTCGGCTTCGGCGGGCTGGCCGCGGTGGCGGTGGAGATCGGCGTCGTGGTGGGCGGCCTGGCCGCCATCGCCGTGCTGCTGGGCCTGCTGTGGACCGCGATGATCGTGGTCGGCATGGGGGTCTGGCTGCCCGACGGGCGGCTGTCGCCGTTCTGGGGCCGGGCCGCCGACATCGTGGAGTGGCTGCTGATCGTGGCGCTGGTGCCGCTGGCGCTGGGCGTGCTGGACGTGTACGCCTGGGTGCGCGGGCTCGGCGGCTGA
- a CDS encoding M23 family metallopeptidase — protein MRIKTLIAGACGLAVLPLTGVGTADAATAASTLQLPFPCGESWVGSSKSSAHTAGYEIDFNGSATDGNADLGRTVVAAGAGTVIMSEYRKTDGFGNVIKIRHSDGTVTLYAHLNARSVGKGATVRQGQKIGTVGKSSAKYNLIAHLHYEQRTSSGAIVPAKFNGTTYRYPNQTLTSRNCGGGTQPQTGSNNGNNGGGSSNPYSATQVCGSGFKQIDSQSLGSAGKVVLLYSAATGQNCVTTLRNSGSGKAAVQAYLQVQGKARKTDSGSYQYYAGPVKDTARKTCVKWGGAIGSAKYDSPLEHCD, from the coding sequence ATGCGGATCAAGACCCTGATAGCAGGCGCGTGCGGCCTGGCCGTACTGCCTCTCACCGGCGTGGGCACGGCGGATGCCGCAACGGCCGCCTCCACGCTGCAACTGCCGTTCCCGTGTGGCGAGAGCTGGGTGGGCAGCAGCAAGAGCTCCGCCCACACCGCGGGCTACGAGATCGACTTCAACGGCAGCGCGACCGACGGCAACGCCGACCTCGGCAGGACGGTCGTGGCAGCGGGCGCCGGCACGGTGATCATGTCGGAGTACCGGAAGACGGACGGCTTCGGCAACGTCATCAAGATCCGGCACTCGGACGGCACCGTGACCCTGTACGCCCACCTGAACGCCCGCTCGGTCGGCAAGGGCGCGACCGTCCGCCAGGGCCAGAAGATCGGCACCGTGGGCAAGTCGTCCGCCAAGTACAACCTCATCGCCCACCTGCACTACGAGCAGCGCACCTCGTCCGGCGCCATCGTGCCCGCCAAGTTCAACGGCACCACCTACCGCTACCCGAACCAGACGCTGACCTCCCGCAACTGCGGCGGCGGCACGCAGCCGCAGACCGGCAGCAACAACGGCAACAACGGCGGCGGAAGCAGCAACCCGTACTCGGCCACGCAGGTCTGCGGCTCCGGCTTCAAGCAGATCGACTCGCAGAGCCTCGGCTCCGCGGGCAAGGTCGTGCTGCTCTACTCGGCCGCCACCGGCCAGAACTGCGTCACGACGCTGCGCAACAGCGGCTCGGGCAAGGCGGCCGTGCAGGCCTACCTCCAGGTCCAGGGCAAGGCGCGCAAGACCGACTCCGGCAGCTACCAGTACTACGCGGGCCCGGTGAAGGACACCGCCCGCAAGACCTGCGTGAAGTGGGGCGGAGCCATCGGCTCCGCCAAGTACGACAGCCCGCTCGAGCACTGCGACTGA
- a CDS encoding YbaB/EbfC family nucleoid-associated protein produces MSSRDFNPDDLDSLLRDSERSLRELTSMIGELQSISGAGESRSGAVTATVDANGRLDQLKLAARASRMELDELTEEIVQAVRAAQDDQTRKTMALIPVSPQLTGVSVEEIQRRFDEIQDSFTRDMHERMADLEAIRRRSLSDD; encoded by the coding sequence ATGAGCTCCCGCGACTTCAACCCCGACGACCTCGACAGCCTCCTGCGTGACAGCGAGCGCTCGCTGCGCGAGCTGACGAGCATGATCGGCGAGCTGCAGAGCATCTCCGGCGCGGGAGAGAGCCGCAGCGGCGCGGTCACCGCCACCGTGGACGCCAACGGCCGGCTCGACCAGCTCAAGCTGGCCGCCAGGGCGAGCCGCATGGAGCTGGACGAGCTCACCGAGGAGATCGTCCAGGCCGTGCGCGCCGCCCAGGACGACCAGACCCGCAAGACCATGGCGCTCATCCCGGTCTCACCCCAGCTCACCGGCGTCTCCGTGGAGGAGATCCAGCGCCGGTTCGACGAGATCCAGGACTCCTTCACCCGGGACATGCACGAGCGGATGGCCGACCTGGAGGCCATCCGCCGCCGCTCGCTCTCGGACGACTGA
- the eccCa gene encoding type VII secretion protein EccCa, with product MSIVVVRRPERRPSPKPPRGEILLESPPEIPEIQSQGMMAALTWLPMVAGAAAMGLMFTANGTNANPIMYVASGLFAFSMVGMTLGQIGRQAGERKQRLNGARRDYFRYLAQIRKRVRKAAIQQREALEWSGPAPDTLWWTAMGPRLWERRPRDEDFSTVRLGTGTQKLAVQLIPPDSKPVEDLDALTAGALRRFIRTHSTVSQLPVAVALHSFARIKLDGDPAMVRDLVRAMVAQMVTFHSPDDMRIMVCAGREWMGHWEWVKWLPHALHPEENDGAGQVRLMAENLAQLDRLVGGELKERARFKPGASPDALPYHVLILDHGHVPQDSQLGADAIDGVTVIDLSNSSGTVEERSTLRLRINQTGFHMVKIDHAGKESTNRLGDPDALDYIRAEGLARQLAPLRASTAKGGESQDVLSTNTTLTDLLGVGDPTRLDVAQTWRPRAGRNRLRVPIGLGSDGRLVELDIKESAQGGMGPHGLVIGATGSGKSELLRTLVLGLAVTHSSEILNFVLVDFKGGATFLGLDGLSHVSAVITNLEDELPLVDRMHDALHGEMVRRQELLRAAGNYASLRDYERAREQGAALQPMPTLFVVLDEFSELLSAKPEFIDLFVMIGRLGRSLGVHLLLASQRLEEGRLRGLDTHLSYRIGLRTFSAMESRVVLGVADAYELPSAPGNGYLKFDTTGMTRFKAAYVSGPFTPAAGHVATADGTAPIREVVPYGPDFVPVPLVEEPVDATPQEENKSQQSLLDVVVSRLVDKGPPAHRIWLPPLAEPPTLAHLLPPLSITPELGLTTPGWPGRGRLQAVVGIIDRPFEQRRDPYWLDLSGASGHVGVAGGPQSGKSTVLRTLIASMALTHTPAEVQFYCLDFGGGALSGLEGLPHVGGVASRLDADRVRRTVAEIAGVLHQRERMFTEQGVDSMVTFRRRIADGSLKGDGWGDIFLVVDGWLTIRQEFDALEPVITDLAARGLGYGIHVVAATNKWSEFRPGIRDLFGTRIELKLGDAYESEINRKKSLAVPEGVPGRGLTRDGLHFLSALPRIDGVQDAEDLTTGVQGLVTAVRDSWQGPPAKSVRLLPSVLPAASLPGAEESGARSRIAIGVDEATLSPVFLDFDTDPHFVVLGDNESGKSNLLKVITENVAARYEPREAMMIFIDYRRSLLDTAVGDNRIGYAASAKAALDLVSDARNALLKRLPPADLTPEQLRARDWWKGSDLYIVVDDYDLVSGSNNPLMPLADLLPQARDIGLHLILSRAMGGSGRAMFEPLIQRLKDMATPAVILSGTKDEGFLFGNVRAQPLPPGRGFLVDRKFGSRLTQTALWPPTED from the coding sequence GTGAGCATCGTCGTCGTACGGCGTCCCGAGCGCCGTCCCAGCCCGAAGCCGCCGCGTGGCGAGATCCTTCTGGAGTCGCCCCCGGAGATCCCCGAGATCCAGTCACAGGGCATGATGGCGGCCCTCACCTGGCTGCCGATGGTGGCCGGCGCCGCGGCCATGGGCCTGATGTTCACCGCCAACGGCACCAACGCCAACCCCATCATGTACGTGGCCAGCGGCCTGTTCGCCTTCTCCATGGTGGGCATGACGCTGGGCCAGATCGGCCGCCAGGCGGGCGAGCGCAAGCAGCGGCTCAACGGCGCCCGCCGCGACTACTTCCGCTACCTGGCCCAGATCCGCAAGCGCGTCCGCAAGGCCGCCATCCAGCAGCGCGAGGCGCTGGAGTGGAGCGGCCCGGCCCCCGACACGCTGTGGTGGACCGCGATGGGCCCGCGCCTGTGGGAGCGCCGCCCCCGCGACGAGGACTTCAGCACCGTACGCCTGGGCACCGGCACCCAGAAGCTGGCCGTCCAGCTCATCCCGCCGGACTCCAAGCCCGTCGAGGACCTCGACGCCCTGACGGCGGGCGCGCTGCGCAGGTTCATCCGCACCCACTCCACGGTCTCCCAGCTCCCGGTGGCCGTGGCGCTGCACTCCTTCGCCCGGATCAAGCTGGACGGCGACCCGGCCATGGTCCGCGACCTGGTGCGCGCGATGGTGGCGCAGATGGTGACGTTCCACTCGCCGGACGACATGCGGATCATGGTCTGCGCCGGCCGGGAGTGGATGGGCCACTGGGAGTGGGTCAAGTGGCTGCCGCACGCCCTGCACCCGGAGGAGAACGACGGCGCCGGCCAGGTCAGGCTGATGGCCGAGAACCTGGCCCAGCTCGACCGGCTGGTGGGCGGCGAGCTCAAGGAGCGGGCCCGGTTCAAGCCGGGCGCCTCGCCGGACGCGCTGCCGTACCACGTGCTCATCCTGGACCACGGGCACGTGCCGCAGGACTCGCAGCTCGGCGCGGACGCCATCGACGGCGTCACCGTCATCGACCTGTCCAACTCCTCCGGCACGGTCGAGGAGCGCAGCACGCTGCGCCTGCGCATCAACCAGACCGGCTTCCACATGGTCAAGATCGACCACGCGGGCAAGGAGAGCACGAACCGGCTCGGCGACCCCGACGCGCTCGACTACATCAGGGCCGAGGGGCTGGCCCGCCAGCTCGCGCCGCTGCGCGCGTCCACGGCCAAGGGCGGCGAGTCGCAGGACGTGCTGTCCACCAACACCACGCTGACCGACCTGCTCGGCGTCGGCGACCCCACCAGGCTGGACGTCGCCCAGACCTGGCGGCCCCGCGCCGGCCGCAACCGGCTGCGCGTCCCGATCGGGCTCGGCAGCGACGGGCGGCTGGTCGAGCTGGACATCAAGGAGTCCGCGCAGGGCGGCATGGGCCCGCACGGCCTGGTCATCGGGGCCACCGGCTCCGGCAAGTCGGAGCTGCTGCGCACGCTCGTGCTCGGCCTGGCCGTCACGCACTCCTCCGAGATACTCAACTTCGTGCTCGTCGACTTCAAGGGCGGCGCCACGTTCCTCGGCCTGGACGGCCTCTCGCACGTCTCCGCGGTCATCACCAACCTGGAGGACGAGCTGCCGCTGGTCGACCGCATGCACGACGCGCTGCACGGCGAGATGGTGCGCCGGCAGGAGCTGCTGCGCGCGGCCGGGAACTACGCCTCGCTGCGCGACTACGAGCGCGCCCGCGAGCAGGGGGCCGCCCTGCAGCCGATGCCCACGCTGTTCGTGGTGCTCGACGAGTTCAGCGAGCTGCTGTCGGCCAAGCCCGAGTTCATCGACCTGTTCGTGATGATCGGGCGGCTCGGCCGGTCGCTGGGCGTGCACCTGCTGCTGGCCTCGCAGCGGCTGGAGGAGGGACGGCTGCGCGGGCTCGACACGCACCTGTCGTACCGGATCGGCCTGCGGACGTTCTCGGCCATGGAGAGCCGGGTCGTGCTGGGCGTGGCCGACGCCTACGAGCTGCCGTCCGCGCCGGGCAACGGCTACCTGAAGTTCGACACGACCGGGATGACCCGGTTCAAGGCCGCGTACGTGTCGGGCCCGTTCACGCCCGCCGCCGGGCACGTGGCCACCGCCGACGGGACGGCGCCGATCAGGGAGGTCGTCCCGTACGGCCCCGACTTCGTGCCCGTGCCGCTCGTCGAGGAGCCGGTGGACGCCACTCCCCAGGAGGAGAACAAGTCGCAGCAGAGCCTGCTCGACGTCGTGGTCTCCCGGCTGGTCGACAAGGGCCCGCCCGCGCACCGCATCTGGCTGCCGCCGCTGGCCGAGCCGCCGACGCTGGCGCACCTGCTGCCGCCGCTGTCGATCACGCCCGAGCTGGGGCTGACGACGCCGGGCTGGCCGGGGCGCGGGCGGTTGCAGGCCGTCGTGGGCATCATCGACCGGCCGTTCGAGCAGCGGCGGGACCCGTACTGGCTGGATCTGTCGGGCGCGTCGGGGCACGTCGGCGTGGCCGGCGGGCCGCAGAGCGGCAAGAGCACGGTGCTGCGTACGCTGATCGCCAGCATGGCGCTCACCCACACACCGGCCGAGGTGCAGTTCTACTGCCTGGACTTCGGCGGCGGCGCGCTGTCGGGGCTGGAGGGGCTGCCGCACGTCGGCGGCGTGGCCAGCAGGCTGGACGCCGACCGGGTGCGCCGGACGGTCGCCGAGATCGCCGGCGTGCTGCACCAGCGCGAGCGGATGTTCACCGAGCAGGGCGTGGACTCCATGGTGACCTTCCGCAGGCGGATCGCCGACGGCTCGCTCAAGGGCGACGGCTGGGGCGACATCTTCCTCGTGGTGGACGGCTGGCTCACGATCAGGCAGGAGTTCGACGCGCTGGAGCCGGTCATCACCGACCTGGCCGCGCGCGGCCTGGGCTACGGCATCCACGTGGTGGCGGCCACGAACAAGTGGTCGGAGTTCCGGCCCGGCATCAGGGACCTGTTCGGCACCAGGATCGAGCTCAAGCTGGGCGACGCGTACGAGTCGGAGATCAACAGGAAGAAGTCGCTGGCCGTGCCGGAGGGCGTGCCGGGGCGCGGGTTGACCAGGGACGGGCTGCACTTCCTCAGCGCGCTGCCGCGCATCGACGGCGTGCAGGACGCCGAGGACCTGACGACCGGCGTGCAGGGGCTCGTCACGGCCGTGCGGGACTCCTGGCAGGGCCCGCCCGCCAAGAGCGTGCGGCTGCTGCCCTCGGTGCTGCCGGCCGCGTCGCTGCCCGGGGCCGAGGAGAGCGGCGCCAGGAGCAGGATCGCGATCGGCGTGGACGAGGCCACGCTGTCGCCGGTCTTCCTCGACTTCGACACCGACCCGCACTTCGTCGTGCTGGGCGACAACGAGAGCGGCAAGTCCAACCTGCTCAAGGTGATCACGGAGAACGTCGCGGCCAGGTACGAGCCCCGCGAGGCGATGATGATCTTCATCGACTACCGGCGCTCCCTGCTCGACACCGCCGTGGGCGACAACCGCATCGGCTACGCCGCCTCCGCCAAGGCCGCGCTCGACCTCGTGTCGGACGCCCGCAACGCGCTGCTCAAGCGGCTCCCACCGGCCGACCTCACCCCCGAGCAGCTGCGCGCCCGCGACTGGTGGAAGGGCTCCGACCTCTACATCGTGGTCGACGACTACGACCTGGTCTCCGGCTCGAACAACCCGCTGATGCCGCTGGCCGACCTGCTGCCCCAGGCCCGCGACATCGGCCTGCACCTGATCCTGTCGCGGGCGATGGGCGGCTCGGGCCGGGCCATGTTCGAGCCGCTGATCCAGCGGCTCAAGGACATGGCCACCCCGGCCGTCATCCTGTCCGGGACCAAGGACGAGGGTTTCCTGTTCGGCAACGTCCGCGCCCAGCCGCTGCCGCCGGGACGCGGTTTCCTCGTGGACAGGAAGTTCGGCTCCCGGCTGACGCAGACGGCGCTCTGGCCACCGACGGAGGACTGA
- a CDS encoding WXG100 family type VII secretion target: protein MSAPEGIRALPNGNALADLADSVTGSPAAIRGIAARWRGAASSVSTSTGTLGSAVSTVDLAWEGESADAFVTYMSGYGKAGQDLHDALTACAKALDKAADALETSQGLVDGICDRLLTRVSTYKQNNPDAEQEDLDREIGRMVNDEIANARPAVQDAIDAVNDAANSLGTLMSERKTKFAQIKAAGEQKFTPGPGHRFDWQRSQSYTAQTAASGGSGGSPIVGGGPGGYGASGLPPAGGGPVPEGRVKEWIDKAIGILQEHGYPVEKMNPSDIYMIIQHESGGNPNAINLWDSNAAAGHPSKGLMQTIDPTFNAYSLGGSIYDPVSNIVAGVRYAIERYGSVSAVPGVVGMKTGAGYSGY, encoded by the coding sequence ATGAGCGCCCCTGAAGGCATCCGCGCCCTGCCCAACGGCAACGCGCTGGCCGACCTGGCCGACAGCGTCACCGGCAGCCCGGCCGCCATCCGCGGCATCGCCGCCCGCTGGCGTGGCGCCGCGAGCAGCGTGAGCACCAGCACGGGCACGCTGGGCAGCGCCGTCTCGACCGTGGACCTGGCGTGGGAGGGCGAGTCCGCCGACGCCTTCGTGACCTACATGTCCGGCTACGGCAAGGCGGGGCAGGATCTGCACGACGCGCTGACCGCCTGCGCCAAGGCACTGGACAAGGCGGCCGACGCCCTGGAGACGTCCCAGGGGCTGGTGGACGGCATCTGCGACCGGCTGCTGACGCGGGTGAGCACGTACAAGCAGAACAACCCGGACGCCGAGCAGGAGGACCTGGACCGCGAGATCGGCCGCATGGTCAACGACGAGATCGCCAACGCGCGCCCGGCGGTGCAGGACGCCATCGACGCGGTCAACGACGCGGCGAACTCCCTCGGCACCCTGATGAGCGAGCGCAAGACCAAGTTCGCGCAGATCAAGGCGGCCGGGGAGCAGAAGTTCACGCCGGGGCCCGGGCACCGCTTCGACTGGCAGCGCTCGCAGAGCTACACCGCGCAGACCGCCGCGTCGGGCGGCTCCGGCGGCAGCCCCATCGTCGGCGGCGGCCCCGGCGGCTACGGCGCCAGCGGCCTGCCGCCGGCCGGCGGCGGCCCCGTGCCGGAGGGGCGGGTCAAGGAGTGGATCGACAAGGCCATCGGCATCCTTCAGGAGCACGGCTACCCGGTCGAGAAGATGAACCCCAGCGACATCTACATGATCATCCAGCACGAGTCCGGCGGCAACCCGAACGCGATCAACCTCTGGGACTCCAACGCCGCCGCCGGGCATCCGTCCAAGGGGCTGATGCAGACCATCGACCCCACGTTCAACGCCTACTCGCTCGGCGGCAGCATCTACGATCCGGTGTCCAACATCGTCGCGGGCGTGCGGTACGCCATCGAACGCTACGGCAGCGTGTCCGCCGTGCCCGGGGTCGTGGGCATGAAGACGGGCGCGGGCTACAGCGGCTACTGA
- a CDS encoding WXG100 family type VII secretion target: MSYFGASSSQINLAAGNVTDTAQFIEGLRVAVETTSNGLLQADWLGPAANRFRTIMESWDAQMRSVRQDLEGIAEKMGANAITYSMNDEDVMAGVGKVEALINADVK, encoded by the coding sequence GTGAGCTATTTTGGGGCGTCGAGCTCCCAGATCAACCTGGCGGCGGGGAACGTCACTGACACCGCCCAGTTCATCGAGGGTCTGCGGGTCGCCGTGGAGACCACCTCCAACGGTCTGCTCCAGGCCGACTGGCTCGGCCCGGCCGCCAACCGGTTCCGCACCATCATGGAGAGCTGGGACGCCCAGATGCGCTCCGTCCGGCAGGACCTCGAGGGCATCGCCGAGAAGATGGGCGCGAACGCCATCACGTACAGCATGAACGACGAAGACGTCATGGCCGGTGTCGGCAAGGTCGAAGCGCTCATCAACGCGGACGTCAAGTAG
- a CDS encoding WXG100 family type VII secretion target — MPELDFTKVNFKNMDLAAKDYEDIVKAFDQALDDLVAKLLQQLQENWDGDVEGAKAEFLRYKDKWDKAAATMSTNLVELRGVVQIANQNYQAAEARNKAMWYDG, encoded by the coding sequence ATGCCTGAGCTGGATTTCACAAAGGTCAACTTCAAGAACATGGACTTGGCCGCCAAGGACTACGAGGACATCGTCAAGGCCTTCGACCAGGCCCTCGACGACCTGGTGGCCAAGCTGCTGCAGCAGCTCCAGGAGAACTGGGACGGCGACGTCGAGGGCGCCAAGGCCGAGTTCCTGCGCTACAAGGACAAGTGGGACAAGGCCGCCGCCACCATGAGCACGAACCTCGTCGAGCTGCGCGGCGTCGTCCAGATCGCGAACCAGAACTACCAGGCCGCGGAGGCCCGCAACAAGGCGATGTGGTACGACGGCTGA
- a CDS encoding WXG100 family type VII secretion target: MSDPYLNSLSPVSRGSSPLIPLNPESGKLGSLSAAGAESSASRGLSALRAAGRMSAWVVPAVMVAATVNADEGEIARAGTIWSVGMSARLDDGIKNLMPQILKTSETGWIAADQQEYARVHARFHGEIGALRKMFDDIGKVLDEIAAAFRAYWVAISVLGAAAVAALVRALWLKMFPAPQTRALGMLLEQLTGAKVLTAVTIGTGVMGALLSKGGDTLTTMAKKERQFGYVAPTGVAAIDFQRARLDVSDYPSFKEPPAPGRLPAGSQNFDWIAPDVSTTTP; the protein is encoded by the coding sequence ATGAGCGACCCGTATCTGAACTCGCTCTCCCCGGTTTCGCGGGGCTCCTCGCCGCTGATCCCGCTCAACCCGGAGAGCGGGAAACTCGGCTCCCTGTCGGCCGCCGGCGCCGAGAGCTCCGCCTCCAGGGGGCTGTCCGCGCTGCGGGCCGCCGGCCGGATGTCCGCCTGGGTCGTCCCCGCCGTCATGGTCGCCGCCACCGTCAACGCGGACGAGGGCGAGATCGCGCGGGCGGGCACGATCTGGAGCGTCGGCATGAGCGCCCGGCTCGACGACGGGATCAAGAACCTCATGCCGCAGATACTCAAGACCTCCGAGACCGGGTGGATCGCGGCCGACCAGCAGGAGTACGCGCGGGTGCACGCGCGCTTCCACGGAGAGATCGGCGCCCTGCGCAAGATGTTCGACGACATCGGCAAGGTGCTCGACGAGATCGCCGCCGCCTTCCGCGCGTACTGGGTGGCCATCTCGGTGCTGGGCGCGGCTGCCGTCGCGGCGCTCGTCAGGGCGCTGTGGCTGAAGATGTTCCCGGCGCCGCAGACGCGGGCCCTGGGGATGCTGCTGGAGCAGCTCACCGGCGCCAAGGTGCTCACGGCGGTGACGATCGGCACCGGCGTGATGGGGGCGCTGCTGTCCAAGGGCGGCGACACGCTGACGACCATGGCCAAGAAGGAGCGCCAGTTCGGCTACGTGGCGCCGACGGGCGTCGCCGCCATCGACTTCCAGCGGGCCAGGCTCGACGTGAGCGACTACCCCTCCTTCAAGGAGCCGCCCGCCCCTGGACGGCTTCCGGCTGGTTCGCAGAACTTTGACTGGATCGCACCGGATGTGAGCACAACCACGCCGTGA
- a CDS encoding YbaB/EbfC family nucleoid-associated protein, whose protein sequence is MTDFGDFANIDVERLLRGVDEQLAKSDELQRRMPLLVGRGEDADGMVVVEYAGEGIRTLDIHPKAMRLAAVELSEKIKEAVSAATADLQRATEELMAELFGTAVNPSRLINDPQALLAPIKQAEANYDRAFENVMGELDRIRRDLDL, encoded by the coding sequence GTGACGGATTTCGGGGACTTCGCCAACATAGACGTGGAACGTCTGTTGCGCGGCGTCGACGAGCAGCTCGCCAAGTCCGATGAGCTGCAGAGGCGCATGCCGCTGCTGGTCGGCAGGGGCGAGGACGCCGACGGCATGGTCGTCGTCGAGTACGCCGGGGAGGGCATCCGCACCCTGGACATCCACCCGAAGGCCATGCGCCTGGCGGCCGTGGAGCTGTCCGAGAAGATCAAGGAAGCCGTGAGCGCCGCGACGGCGGACCTGCAGCGGGCGACCGAGGAGCTCATGGCCGAGCTGTTCGGGACGGCCGTCAACCCGTCGCGCCTCATCAACGACCCGCAGGCCCTGCTCGCCCCGATCAAGCAGGCGGAGGCCAACTACGACCGGGCGTTCGAGAACGTCATGGGCGAGCTGGACCGCATCCGCCGCGACCTTGACCTCTGA
- a CDS encoding WXG100 family type VII secretion target, translating into MVGTGSDRGQFIYAATTATAAAAMLYEYPMARNIALMIGTMVSNPHSMQLAAERWSQPEGGGDMDFAGIKQAVRTLRDECNEKEWWKGPACEAFNQSVDTFLEQMDKAEQYHQGVGQGMGSIANAYHWAAEVVTVVATVMLLLAGWNKLKPLFAPWPGAAAAIALAIFVTLTRMGMVVRGMLGKQMKSVAMLTAVVAGINFMCMSLGQFIEQSRPRPDFAPAAVEYVGDDSTGVGTLQPKNGGMPTMPTTGAGGMSAFV; encoded by the coding sequence ATGGTCGGCACAGGAAGCGATCGCGGGCAGTTCATCTACGCGGCCACCACGGCGACCGCCGCGGCCGCGATGTTGTACGAGTACCCGATGGCCAGGAACATCGCGCTGATGATCGGCACGATGGTGTCCAACCCGCACAGCATGCAGCTCGCCGCCGAGCGGTGGAGCCAGCCTGAAGGCGGCGGGGACATGGACTTCGCGGGCATCAAGCAGGCGGTGCGCACCCTTCGCGACGAGTGCAACGAGAAGGAGTGGTGGAAGGGGCCCGCCTGCGAGGCGTTCAACCAGTCCGTGGACACCTTCCTCGAGCAGATGGACAAGGCCGAGCAGTACCACCAGGGTGTGGGCCAGGGCATGGGCAGCATCGCCAACGCCTACCACTGGGCCGCGGAGGTGGTGACGGTCGTGGCCACCGTCATGCTGCTGCTCGCCGGCTGGAACAAGCTCAAGCCCCTCTTCGCCCCCTGGCCCGGGGCCGCGGCGGCCATCGCGCTGGCCATCTTCGTGACGCTGACGCGCATGGGCATGGTGGTCAGGGGGATGCTGGGCAAGCAGATGAAGTCCGTGGCGATGCTCACCGCCGTCGTGGCCGGCATCAACTTCATGTGCATGTCGCTGGGCCAGTTCATCGAGCAGAGCCGCCCCCGGCCGGACTTCGCGCCGGCCGCCGTGGAGTACGTCGGCGACGACTCCACCGGCGTGGGCACCCTGCAGCCCAAGAACGGCGGCATGCCCACCATGCCCACCACCGGCGCGGGCGGCATGAGCGCCTTCGTCTGA